In Asanoa sp. WMMD1127, one genomic interval encodes:
- a CDS encoding TetR/AcrR family transcriptional regulator, which translates to MVAASGDAQPDGRPTRLPRSARRKQLLAAAQQVFVAQGYHAAAMDDIAERAGVSKPVLYQHFPGKLELYLALLDKHCDAIVANVRTAMEATNDNKERVRGAVTAYFDFVDHESEAFRLVFESDLRNEPAVRERVERVERGCIAAITDTIISDTGVSKSRAELLASGLVGAAETAAQFWLAGGRQVPKAEAEALLAALSWRGIASFPLQGEPQEGAWAEGEPV; encoded by the coding sequence ATGGTGGCGGCTTCGGGCGATGCCCAGCCGGACGGACGGCCGACCCGGCTGCCCCGGTCTGCGCGCCGCAAGCAGCTGCTCGCGGCGGCCCAACAGGTGTTCGTCGCGCAGGGCTACCACGCGGCCGCGATGGACGACATCGCCGAGCGGGCCGGCGTCTCCAAGCCGGTGCTCTATCAGCACTTTCCGGGCAAGCTCGAGCTCTACCTGGCGCTGCTCGACAAGCACTGTGACGCGATCGTCGCCAATGTGCGGACGGCGATGGAAGCGACCAACGACAACAAGGAACGGGTACGCGGCGCGGTCACGGCGTACTTCGACTTCGTCGACCACGAAAGTGAGGCGTTCCGCCTGGTCTTCGAGTCGGACCTGCGCAACGAGCCGGCCGTACGCGAACGGGTCGAGCGGGTCGAGCGGGGCTGCATCGCCGCGATCACCGACACCATCATCTCGGACACCGGCGTCAGCAAGTCCCGGGCCGAGCTGCTGGCATCGGGCCTGGTCGGGGCGGCCGAGACCGCGGCGCAGTTCTGGCTGGCCGGCGGTCGGCAGGTCCCCAAGGCCGAGGCCGAGGCGCTGCTGGCGGCCCTGTCGTGGCGCGGCATAGCCAGCTTCCCCCTGCAGGGTGAACCCCAGGAAGGCGCCTGGGCCGAAGGCGAACCCGTCTGA
- a CDS encoding DUF3107 domain-containing protein, with product MEVKIGVQYAPRELVIESSQSPAEVEKAVTEAIASEGTLSLVDEKGRRLIIPVDKLAYVEIAEAARGTVGFTAR from the coding sequence GTGGAGGTCAAGATCGGCGTGCAGTACGCGCCGCGCGAGCTGGTCATCGAGAGCTCGCAGTCGCCGGCCGAGGTGGAGAAGGCAGTCACCGAGGCGATCGCGAGCGAGGGCACGCTCTCCCTGGTCGACGAGAAGGGCCGCCGGCTGATCATTCCGGTCGACAAGCTGGCCTACGTCGAGATCGCCGAGGCGGCTCGCGGCACCGTCGGTTTCACCGCCCGCTGA
- a CDS encoding ferritin-like fold-containing protein → MTGSAAAPAPATAAEALVDLLGMVAYGELSAFERMAADARFAPDLRHRAALSEMAAVEIANYGRLAARLTELGADPEVAMTPYVDVLQAYHDSTEPRDWLEALTKAYVGDGVADDFFHEMAKLIDDPDRQLVLDVIHDKRYDEFAVTEIRAAIDADPKTKHRLSMWARRLVGEVLSQATRVAGQRAALTTLIVASGGDQAAVQALFRRMTIAHGARMSAVGLNN, encoded by the coding sequence GTGACTGGATCAGCTGCGGCGCCGGCGCCCGCGACTGCGGCGGAAGCCCTGGTCGACCTGCTCGGCATGGTGGCCTACGGCGAGCTGTCGGCGTTCGAGCGGATGGCGGCCGACGCCCGATTTGCCCCGGATCTGCGGCACCGGGCGGCGCTCAGCGAGATGGCCGCCGTCGAGATCGCCAACTACGGCCGGTTGGCGGCCCGGCTGACCGAGCTCGGCGCCGATCCCGAGGTCGCGATGACGCCCTATGTCGACGTGTTGCAGGCGTACCACGACTCCACCGAGCCGCGCGACTGGCTCGAGGCGCTGACCAAGGCCTACGTCGGCGACGGCGTGGCCGACGACTTCTTCCACGAGATGGCCAAGCTGATCGACGACCCGGACCGCCAGCTCGTCCTCGACGTCATTCATGACAAGAGGTACGACGAGTTCGCGGTCACCGAGATCCGGGCGGCGATCGATGCCGACCCGAAGACGAAGCACCGCCTGTCGATGTGGGCCCGCCGCCTGGTCGGCGAGGTGCTCTCGCAGGCGACCCGGGTGGCGGGCCAACGCGCGGCCCTGACCACCTTGATCGTCGCGAGTGGCGGTGACCAGGCGGCCGTTCAGGCCCTGTTCCGCCGGATGACCATCGCCCACGGCGCCCGCATGTCGGCGGTGGGCCTCAACAACTAG